Genomic segment of Bacillota bacterium:
CTTGCGCCTGCGTGCCGCCTCCTGTTTGCGGCGTTTGTCGCTGGGCTTTGTATAGTGCTCGTGCTCTTTATACTCTTTCAGGATGCCCGCGTTCTGCAGTTCCTTCTT
This window contains:
- the rpsU gene encoding 30S ribosomal protein S21; translation: MAQIQVLPNESLDSALKRFKKELQNAGILKEYKEHEHYTKPSDKRRKQEAARRRKQRSK